The Dunckerocampus dactyliophorus isolate RoL2022-P2 chromosome 1, RoL_Ddac_1.1, whole genome shotgun sequence genome has a segment encoding these proteins:
- the ankrd33aa gene encoding photoreceptor ankyrin repeat protein, translating into MASTSDDPHLGAGPSEYSEISPDDSDFGSVFSDDSVLPNFERDDKYAEPPRTLYEACARNDPTSLQRILERGVTKEEAMELDINSRTGLMVAVCKGFVDIVTRLHVCPLIDINHQDSDGNTALMIAAQAGFSTILNYIMNYYSGVDTEVRDPRGFTALIKAGLQGREDCVSALLMHGADMNAMDYVQGRGLKDWVLRTGRFETMNRIRRLHALPVAQQFCENYTPEWPELEQMVAKAVAAKTTGQKLRQRLKESFSFSFPQDPQDNGVMDHMVRMTTSIHSPLIATGCHPLCPSSPPEIGKRRFAVPELLDKHGNKELEESTVSHSNGAITSSSPTAASAASVSLTSCCQESNRRESMPPGGMRGFIPRSVAHRNSIFPSGCVPKIEVTRSGEPTPKKEKKKKRQKGYLEPPVWKYKEVKEEKRQEKKQKDKQQDRMSNGSKQKEST; encoded by the exons ATGGCCTCAACGAGCGACGACCCCCACTTGGGCGCTGGCCCATCTGAGTATTCAGAGATCTCCCCGGATGATTCCGACTTTGGAAGTGTCTTTTCTGATGACTCAGTGCTTCCCAACTTTGAGAGAGATGACAAGTATGCAGAGCCACCTAGAACACTCTATGAAGCATGTGCTCGGAATGATCCCACATCCCTGCAGAGGATCTTGGAGAGAGGCGTTACCAAGGAAGAGGCCATGGAGTTGGACATTAACAGTAGG ACTGGACTGATGGTGGCAGTGTGCAAAGGATTTGTGGACATTGTCACCAGGCTGCATGTGTGTCCTCTAATAGACATAAACCACCAAGACAGTGATGGCAACACTGCCCTGATGATAGCTGCCCAGGCTG GCTTCTCCACTATTCTAAACTACATTATGAACTACTACTCTGGTGTAGACACTGAGGTCAGGGATCCTCGCGGCTTCACAGCCCTCATCAAAGCTGGCCTGCAGGGCAGAGAAGACTGTGTGTCGGCCCTGCTAATGCATG GTGCAGATATGAATGCAATGGACTATGTCCAGGGACGTGGCCTGAAGGATTGGGTCTTAAGAACCGGACGATTTGAGACAATGAACAGAATACGGCGACTGCACGCTCTTCCTGTCGCTCAACAGTTTTGCGAGAACTACACTCCTGAGTGGCCTGAGCTCGAGCAGATGGTGGCAAAGGCTGTTGCCGCCAAAACAACAGGTCAGAAACTGAGACAGCGCTTAAAGGAGAGCTTCAGTTTCAGCTTCCCTCAGGACCCCCAAGACAATGGAGTCATGGACCACATGGTGCGCATGACTACAAGCATCCACAGCCCCCTCATAGCCACCGGCTGTCATCCACTGTGTCCTAGTAGCCCTCCTGAAATTGGCAAACGACGCTTTGCTGTTCCCGAATTACTCGACAAGCACGGCAACAAAGAGCTAGAGGAGAGCACCGTGTCGCACAGTAACGGCGCCATCACCTCCTCCTCTCCCACCGCTGCATCAGCTGCCTCTGTATCACTGACCTCCTGCTGTCAGGAGTCAAACCGTAGGGAGAGCATGCCACCTGGCGGAATGAGAGGCTTCATTCCCCGCAGCGTGGCTCACAGGAACAGCATCTTCCCCTCCGGTTGCGTCCCTAAAATTGAAGTGACCAGATCTGGTGAGCCTACgccaaagaaagaaaagaagaagaaaaggcagaaGGGCTACCTGGAGCCTCCTGTATGGAAATACAAGGAGGTCAAGGAGGAGAAAAGGCAAGAAAAGAAGCAAAAGGACAAGCAGCAAGACAGAATGTCCAATGGGTCTAAACAAAAAGAATCAACATAA